From Bradyrhizobium sp. sBnM-33:
ATCAACTTGAGCGGCGGCGGCGCACAGACCGACGTGCTGTTGGCCGGCAGCGTCGATATCCTCAACACCGGGACCGGCAATCTCTTATTGCTGTGGGACCGCACCCGCGGCGGCGTCAAGGGCATCGTCGCCACATCGGCGCAGCCGATGACGCTGATCAGTCGCGATCCGAATATCAAGTCGATCAAGGATTTCGGTCCGAACGACAAGATCGCCGTGCCGACCGTGAAGGTCTCGACGCAGGCGATCGTGCTGCAGATCGCGGCAAGCGAGATCTTCGGCGCCGACCAGTGGTCGAAGCTCGATGCCAGCACGGTGCAACTCGGGCATCCCGACGCCTATGTGGCGATGACCAATGCGCAGCACGAGGTCCGCAATCATTTTGCGATCCCGCCGTTCACCTTCCTCGAACTCAAGAACGTCCCCGGCGCGCATGTGGTGCTGTCGTCGCCGGACGTAATGGGCGGGCCGCTCAGCCAGGCGCAGTTCTTCACCACGACGAAATTCGCCGACGCCAATCCGAAGATCGTGCAGGCCGTGCGCGACGCCACCAAGGAAGCGCAGGATCTGATCCGCAGCGACACCAAGGCCGCGGTCGAGATCTACAAGGAAGTCACGGGTGACAAGACCAGCGTCGAGGATTTGCTGGCGTGGCTGAAGGAGCCCGGCATGATGGAATGGAACCTGCAGCCGCAGGGTACCATGAAGTTCGCCGCCCACCTGTTCAAGGTCGGCACGCTGAAGACCATGCCCAAGGCATGGACAGATTATTACCTGCCGGTCGCGCACGACCTGAAGGGTAATTGATCGACATGGCCGCGCTTCTCGACGTCAGTGACGTAACGCTGCGCTACAAGACCTCGAGCGCGGTCGTGACCGCGACCGAGCGGGTCAGTTTCACGGTCGATCGTTCCGATCGTTTCGTGCTGCTCGGCCCCTCCGGTTGCGGCAAGTCGACCCTGTTGAAAGCCGTCGGCGGCTATATGAAACCGAGCGAAGGCAAGATGCGGATCTCCGGCCGGGAAATATCCGAGCCCGGAGCCGACCGCATGATGATCTTCCAGGAGTTCGACCAGCTTCTGCCGTGGAAAACGGTGCTGGAAAACGTGATGTTTCCGCTGTTGATGACGCGAAAATTACCGCGCAAGGAAGCGGAGACGCGGGCGCGGGCCTATATCGAAAAAGTCAGCCTTACCCGCGTCGTCGATGCCTATCCGCACACGCTATCCGGTGGCATGAAGCAGCGCGTCGCGATCGCGCGCGGCATGGCGATGGAGCCGGACATCCTGCTGATGGACGAGCCGTTCGCAGCCCTCGATGCGTTGACGCGGCGCACCTGCCAGGACGAATTGCTGCAGCTTTGGGCAGAAACCAAATTCACCGTCCTGTTCGTGACGCATTCGATCGCGGAAGCGATCAAGATCGGCAACCGAATCCTGCTGCTGTCGCCGCATCCCGGCCGGGTCAAGGCCGAGGTCGTTGATGTCGACCGGGTTTCCAGCGAGGACGGCAGTGCTGCCCGGCTGGAGAAGCAGATCCACGATCTGCTGTTCGCCGATCATGCAACGGCACATTAAGGGGAGCGCGATGGGCGAGGCAAAAATCCTGCTGCGCGATGCCGCCGAACTGACGGCGGCGATACCGGCCGAGGTCGAGCGCAAGCTGACGGTGCTGGAGCTGTTGTGGAACGACGGTTTTGTCCGCAAGGCCGTGATCATCGTCTTCCTCGCGGGCGTCTGGGAAATCTACGGCACCATCCTCAATAATCCGCTGTTGTTTCCGACCTTCCACGACACCATCGTCACTATGTTCGACAAGGTGCGCGACGGCACCATTCCCATGCGTGCCTGGGCGTCGCTGAAGGTGCTGTTCATGGGCTATGCCGCCGGCATTGCGCTCGCCGCCATCTTCACGATCCTCGCGATCTCGACCCGGATCGGCACGGATTTCCTCGAAACCATCACGGCGATGTTCAATCCGCTGCCGGCGATCGCGCTGCTGCCGCTGGCGCTCATCTGGTTTGGCCTTGGTAACGGCAGCCTCGTGTTCGTGCTGATCCATTCGGTGCTGTGGCCGGTCGCGCTCAATACCCACTCGGGCTTCAAGAGCGTGTCGAACACGTTGCGCATGGTCGGCCGCAATTACGGCCTACGCGGATTGCCCTACGTGTTCCGCATCCTGATTCCCGCAGCCTTCGCCTCGATCCTGACGGGCCTGAAGATCGGTTGGGCGTTTGCCTGGCGTACGCTGATCGCGGCCGAACTCGTGTTCGGCGTGTCGTCGGGGCAGGGCGGCCTCGGCTGGTTCATTTTCGAGAACCGTAACCTTCTGGATATCCCGGCCGTGTTCGCCGGCCTGTTGACCGTGATCGTCATTGGCCTGATCGTGGAGAACCTGATCTTTCGCACGATCGAGCGCAACACCGTCCAGAAATGGGGTACGCAGTCATGAGCAACAAGAAGAACCCCGCGGATCTCCGGAGCGCGCGCTGGTTCGCGCCTGATGATCTCCGCGCCTTCGGCCACCGCTCGCGCGCCATGCAGATGGGCTACGCGCCGGAGGAATGGAAGGGTCGGCCTGTCATCGCGATCCTCAACACCTGGTCAGATGCGCAGCCCTGCCACATGCACTTCAAGAGCCGTGTCGACGACGTCAAGCGCGGCATCCTGATGGCGGGCGGTTTCCCGATGGAGCTGCCGGCGCTGTCGCTGTCGGAATCGTTTCTGAAGCCGACCACCATGCTCTACCGCAACATGCTGGCGATGGATGCCGAGGAATTGCTGCGCGGCCATCCCGTCGATGGTGTCGTGCTGATGGGCGGCTGCGACAAGACCACGCCGGGGCTTTTGCTCGGCGCTACCAGCATGAACCTGCCGACCATCTATCTGCCGGCCGGGCCGATGCTGCGCGGCAACTGGAAGGGCAGGACTCTGGGCTCCGGCTCGGACGCCTGGAAATACTGGGACGAACGGCGTGCCGGCAAAATTTCCGACAAGGACTGGGTCGACGTCGAGGCCGGCATCGCCCGCAGCTACGGCACCTGCATGACCATGGGCACGGCGTCCACCATGACGGCTATTGCGGAATCGATCGGCATGACGCTGCCGGGCGCGTCCTCGATTCCCGCCGCCGACGCCGGCCACATCCGTATGGCCTCGGAATGCGGCCGCCGCATCGTGGAAATGGTGTGGGAGGACCTGACGCCGGAGAAGATCCAGACCCGAAAAGCTTTCGAGAACGCGATTACGGTCGCAATGGCGATGGGCTGCTCGACCAATGCAATCATCCATCTGATCGCGCAGGCGCGCCGTGCGGGCCAGGATATCGGGCTCGACGATTTCGAGAAGGCCAGTCGCAAGGTGCCCGTGATAGCCAATGTGCGCCCGAGCGGCGACAAATATCTGATGGAAGATTTCTTTTATGCCGGTGGCTTGCCGGGCCTGATGAGCCGCATCAAGCAGCATCTGCATCTCGACGCCATGACAGTCACCGGCCAGACGCTCGGCGAGAATATCGCGCGGGCCGAAGTCTACAATGACGACGTTATCCGCACCGTCGAGAATCCGATCTACAAGGAGGGCGCGCTTGCGGTGCTCAAGGGCAATCTCGCGCCTGATGGCTGCGTGATCAAGCCGAGCGCCTGTGAGCCGCGCTTCCTCAAGCACACCGGGCCCGCTTTGGTATTCGACGATTATCCTTCGATGAAGAAAGCGATCGACGATCCCGATCTCGACGTCACGGCCGATCACGTGCTGATCCTGCGCAATGCCGGCCCGCAGGGCGGGCCGGGCATGCCGGAATGGGGCATGCTGCCGATCCCGACGAAACTGGTGAAGCAGGGCGTCCGCGACATGGTGCGACTGTCGGATGCGCGCATGAGCGGCACCAGTTACGGCGCCTGCATCCTGCATGTCTCGCCGGAATCCTATATCGGTGGCCCGCTGGCGCTGGTGCGCAACGGCGACAAGGTCACGCTCGACGTCAACGCGCGCACCATCAATCTCGATGTACCGGAGGCGGAGCTCGCAAAGCGCCGCGCCGAATGGAAGGCGCCG
This genomic window contains:
- a CDS encoding ABC transporter ATP-binding protein gives rise to the protein MAALLDVSDVTLRYKTSSAVVTATERVSFTVDRSDRFVLLGPSGCGKSTLLKAVGGYMKPSEGKMRISGREISEPGADRMMIFQEFDQLLPWKTVLENVMFPLLMTRKLPRKEAETRARAYIEKVSLTRVVDAYPHTLSGGMKQRVAIARGMAMEPDILLMDEPFAALDALTRRTCQDELLQLWAETKFTVLFVTHSIAEAIKIGNRILLLSPHPGRVKAEVVDVDRVSSEDGSAARLEKQIHDLLFADHATAH
- the araD gene encoding L-arabinonate dehydratase translates to MSNKKNPADLRSARWFAPDDLRAFGHRSRAMQMGYAPEEWKGRPVIAILNTWSDAQPCHMHFKSRVDDVKRGILMAGGFPMELPALSLSESFLKPTTMLYRNMLAMDAEELLRGHPVDGVVLMGGCDKTTPGLLLGATSMNLPTIYLPAGPMLRGNWKGRTLGSGSDAWKYWDERRAGKISDKDWVDVEAGIARSYGTCMTMGTASTMTAIAESIGMTLPGASSIPAADAGHIRMASECGRRIVEMVWEDLTPEKIQTRKAFENAITVAMAMGCSTNAIIHLIAQARRAGQDIGLDDFEKASRKVPVIANVRPSGDKYLMEDFFYAGGLPGLMSRIKQHLHLDAMTVTGQTLGENIARAEVYNDDVIRTVENPIYKEGALAVLKGNLAPDGCVIKPSACEPRFLKHTGPALVFDDYPSMKKAIDDPDLDVTADHVLILRNAGPQGGPGMPEWGMLPIPTKLVKQGVRDMVRLSDARMSGTSYGACILHVSPESYIGGPLALVRNGDKVTLDVNARTINLDVPEAELAKRRAEWKAPEPRYERGYGWMFTRHIKQANEGCDFDFLETGFGAPVSEPPIY
- a CDS encoding ABC transporter permease, which gives rise to MGEAKILLRDAAELTAAIPAEVERKLTVLELLWNDGFVRKAVIIVFLAGVWEIYGTILNNPLLFPTFHDTIVTMFDKVRDGTIPMRAWASLKVLFMGYAAGIALAAIFTILAISTRIGTDFLETITAMFNPLPAIALLPLALIWFGLGNGSLVFVLIHSVLWPVALNTHSGFKSVSNTLRMVGRNYGLRGLPYVFRILIPAAFASILTGLKIGWAFAWRTLIAAELVFGVSSGQGGLGWFIFENRNLLDIPAVFAGLLTVIVIGLIVENLIFRTIERNTVQKWGTQS
- a CDS encoding ABC transporter substrate-binding protein, which gives rise to MWSACAGAVAALAMVLPGSQAAAQQKTEISLSRQPGIFYMPSHIMEKRKLIEKHAASLGAAGVTTKWINLSGGGAQTDVLLAGSVDILNTGTGNLLLLWDRTRGGVKGIVATSAQPMTLISRDPNIKSIKDFGPNDKIAVPTVKVSTQAIVLQIAASEIFGADQWSKLDASTVQLGHPDAYVAMTNAQHEVRNHFAIPPFTFLELKNVPGAHVVLSSPDVMGGPLSQAQFFTTTKFADANPKIVQAVRDATKEAQDLIRSDTKAAVEIYKEVTGDKTSVEDLLAWLKEPGMMEWNLQPQGTMKFAAHLFKVGTLKTMPKAWTDYYLPVAHDLKGN